GTGTTTTAGGCGTTGCCGGAATTATGGCTGCCTACAGAAAAGGGAATGTAAATATTGTAAATGCTCCCGGAACTGGAATTGCCGATGATAAAGCAATTTACATCTATGTACCAGACATGATAAAGTATTATTTAGATGAAGAACCTCTTCTGAAAAATATTGAAACCTACCAATTGGGTCGACCAGATGAGCTGGAATATGTTACCAAAAACATTAAAGAAATGGTTATTAAAAAAACTGATGGTAGTGGTGGTTACGGTATGCTTATGGGACATGAAGCTACAGATGAAGAAATTAAAGATTACTTAAATACCGTTAGCAAAAAGCCAGAAAACTTCATTGCTCAGCCTATTTTAAGGCTATCAACCGCACCGTGTTACATAGATGGTAAATTATCCCCAAGATGTATCGATTTAAGACCATTTGCCCTTTCTGGACGAGATGGTATTGATATTTGCCCTGGCGGATTAACCCGTGTTGCACTAAAAAAAGGATCTCTAGTAGTTAACAGTTCGCAAGGAGGCGGCAGTAAAGACACTTGGATTTTAGAATAATTTCACAAAAATAAATATGTATGTTAAGTAGAGTAGCAAATAATCTTATTTGGTTAGATCGATATATGGAACGTGGTAGTGGTATTCTTAGTTTACTAAAAGTAAATTATTATGCCAATCAAGATTCGCCAGAATTATTTTCCTGGACACCCGTTATTAAAAATTTCACAGCATTCGATAACGAATATTACACGGAAGATGCTTTGGAGTGTATCGATTTTATGGTGTTTAACACAAATAACTCTAATTCAATTCTCAATATTGTTACCAAAGCGAGAGAAAATGCACGTAGTGTACAAGAGCATATATCGAGAGAACTTTGGCTATGTGTAAATAATTACTATTTATACCTTACAGATAAAAATTTACGAAAGCGATTAAAAGAAGAAGATCCTGTTCAGTTTTTAGAAGATCTACGTAAGCATCATTTAATTTATAACGGCACATCCGATATTACTCAAGAACGTGGTACATCGTATTATTTTATGAATGTTGGAAAGTTCTTGGAGCGTGTTAATCTTATTGCCGATTTTACATCGCTTAAGCTTCAGGAAATAGGAAAAACATCGGATAGTTTAGAGAAAAGTTTCTATTGGAAAAATTTACTTCTCTCTATAGGTGGTTATCAATTCTATCTTAAAACTCATAAATCTACTTTCAATCAAGATCACGTAATTACTATGGTTTTTCAGGATAAATTATTCCCTAGATCCGTATATTATTGTGTAAATAAACTAAGTAGGCATATTACGCGTTTAATTGAAACAAACGAACTTGAAAAAAAGAATTTAGAATTCTTAATTGGTAAATTAGAAAGCTCTATAAAATACACCACCATTGAAAACATTAATGAGCAAGGCTTAAACAACTTTATACATAGTATAAAGGAAGACATCAGTAATATTTCAACAAATATTAATGCGGTTTACAACTCTAATAATTGATTTATAACTATCATGGCTACATTTTTCATTAAACATACAACAAAGTATAACTACAATGCACCCGTAATAGATGGGGCAACATTAACTAGGTTACACCCTATTAATGATGATAATCAAAAAGTGATTTCGCACTTAATATCTATAACAAATAACCCTTTTATAGAAAGTTTTATCGATTTTTATAACAATAGAGTTGGTACGTTTATGGTAATAGAGCCACACGACGAATTGAATATAATTTCTGAAGTTGAAGTGGTAACATCTCCAAAATTAATTCCGGATGATAGTATTGACAAAACTTTACAGTGGGAAGAGCTTAAACGCATAAAAAACACCACAGACTTTATAGATTTTACAGCCCATAAACCTTTTAAAGGTAGCAAAGAAATAACTGATGTTATTCTAGATTTAATGCTAAAAACCAAGTCGCCCTTTCAGGCTGTACTTGCCATATGCGAGTATGTGTATAATAATTTTGAATACAAAACAGGAGTTACTAACGTAAAAACATCTTTAGAAGAAGCTTGGGAACTAAAAGTAGGTGTTTGTCAAGATTTTACTAATGTTATGCTACGTATGGTAAAAATGCTAGGTATACCAGCTAGATATGTAAGTGGCTATATTTGCCCTAACGATGAAATAACTCGAGGAGAAGGTGCTACACATGCCTGGATAGAAGCTTATATTCCGTTTTATGGTTGGCTAGGATTCGACCCAACAAACCATGCCATAGCAAACGAAAATCACGTTAGATTAGCTATAGGAAGAGATTATGGAGATTGCGCACCAGTTAAAGGTGTGTTTAAAGGTAGTGTTGAAGCTGAAATGCAAGTTACTGTTTCTGTTAAAACAAATAAAAATGAAAACTCAAAGCAACTAAATCCAGAAGTTTCTACCGTATATCCTTCAAACAGTTACAAGCGTAGTTTGGAAGAAAAAGAAAACGGTGGCGGACAACAACAGCAGCAACAGCAACAATAATAGAATTTTATTTTTTTCTATCGATAACATAGTTAACCATAAGCTCTAACGATTGCTTATATTCAGAATCTGGATACTTTTGAAGCAATTCTAGAGCTTCCGTTTGAAATTGTGTCATTTTAGAAATGGCATAATCCAAACCACCATTATTTTTCACAAAAGCGATAACTTCTTTTACGCGTTTGGTGTCTTTATTATGGTTTTTAATGGAATTAATGAGCCATTTTTTATCCTTTTTAGATGCACCATTAAGCACATGAATTAAAGGTAAAGTCATTTTTTGTTCCTTTATGTCAATACCTGTTGGCTTTCCAATTTGCGTATCCCCATAATCAAATAAATCATCCTTAATCTGAAATGCCATACCAATTAGCTCTCCAAATTTACGCATGGTTTCTACATGTTCCGATTGTGGTTTTACAGATGCAGCACCTAAACTACAACAGGCAGCAATTAGAGTTGCTGTTTTCTGACGAATAATCTCGTAATATACCGCTTCGGTAATATCTAATTTTCTGGCTTTTTCTATTTGGAGCAACTCACCTTCACTCATTTCTCGCACTGCAACCGAAATAATTTTAAGCAAATCGAAATCATTATTGTCAATCGATAATAATAAACCTTTAGACAGTAAAAAATCGCCAATTAAAACAGCTATTTTATTTTTCCAAAGTGCATTTACAGAAAAGAAACCACGACGTCTGTTACTATCATCCACCACATCATCATGTACTAATGTTGCAGTGTGTATAAGCTCTATAACAGAAGCTCCACGATAGGTACGCTCGAAAACTTCGCCGTTAGAAACCATTTTAGAAACTAAAAACACAAACATAGGGCGCATTTGCTTCCCTTTGCGATTCACAATATAATGTGTAATACGGTTTAGCAAAGCCACTTTACTCGACATAGAAAGCAGGAACTTTTGTTCAAAAAGATCCATTTCGTAAGCTATGGGTTGCTTTATTTGTTCTACTATTTTCAAGGTGAAATATTAAAAGAAATCAAATATAAGATTTACAAATTTATATACTAAGCGATTTATGATTTTATACGAAATACCAAACGCTTAACTTTTGTTGGCCAATTGCCCACAAGCAGCATCGATATCTTTTCCGCGACTGCGACGTACGTTAACTACAATTCTGTTTTTTTCTAATGCGCTAATGTAATTTTCAAGAGCTTCGTTTGAGGCTTGTTGAAATTCACCATCGTCAATAGGGTTGTATTCAATAATATTAACCTTACATGGTACATATTTACAAAACTGAACAAAGGCATCAATATCTTCTTGTCTATCGTTTATACCTTTCCAAACCACATATTCGTAACTAATTTTACGACTAGTTTTTAAGTACCAATATTCTAAAGATTCTTTTAAATCTTTTAAAGGAAATGTTTCGTTAAAAGGCATTATTCGAGTTCGAACCTCATCTATTGCTGAGTGTAACGATACGGCTAAGTTGAATTTTACGTCATCATCAGCCATTTTTCTGATCATTTTTGGCACTCCTGATGTTGAAACCGTAATTCGTTTTGGAGACATGCCTAAACCATCGGTAGATGTTATTTTATCGATAGCCTTAATCACGTTATTATAATTCATTAGCGGCTCGCCCATACCCATAAACACAATGTTGCTTAAGGGACGATCGTGATATAAGCGGCTTTCGTTATCGATAGCTACTACTTGATCGTAAATTTCGTCTGGATTTAAGTTTCGCATACGCTTTAAACGTGAGGTTGCACAAAACTTACAATCTAAACTACAGCCTACTTGACTCGAAACACATGCTGTGGTTCTTGTTTTTGTTGGTATTAAAACCGACTCTACAATTAAACCATCGTGCAAACGTACCGCATTTTTAACTGTACCATCGCTACTACGTTGCATGGTATCTACTTTAATGTGATTGATTACAAAATTGTCTTCCAGCATTTGGCGTGTTTCTTTAGATACGTTTGTCATATCTTCGAAGGTGTAAGCCGATTTTTGCCAAAGCCATTCGTAAACTTGATTGCCTCGAAAAGCTTTATCGCCATTTTTTACAAAGAAATCCCGAAGTTGTTCTTTGGTTAAGGCGCGTATGTCTTTTTTATTATCTTTCATTTGGTTGCAAAAATAGTGAAAGCTTTTTCTTTTATAGCACTTGTTTTTATAAAGTCATCCTAAATTTAGTGTAGACCTTAAATTTAGCACATGGCTGCATTAGGGATTGTAGCGGCATCCTTTTTGCTGAATTTATAAATTAGTTATTTGATAGGTCTGATACTTTATAAAAAACCTAATTACAAATAAAAATATACTGTTTTACAAAAAGATATAGCGAAAAGCCCGACCTGAAAGGAAATGCCCAAATTTTAAAACTTACTATTATTATTAAATATAGAACAAAAAAAAACCTCATCGTTTTTAATAGATGAGGCTTAAATTTTATTTTAAATGGATTAGATGATTAACATCGCATCACCATAACTGTAGAATTTATATTTTTCTTTTACCGCTTCTTCGTATGCTTTTTTAGCAAAATCGTGACCTGCGAATGCCGAAATCATCATTAATAATGTAGATTTTGGTGTGTGGAAGTTAGTGATCATGCAGTTTGCGATACTGAATTCGTATGGAGGGAAAATAAATTTATTTGTCCATCCTTCTATTTCGTTAAGCTTTCCGCTTGTTGAAACTGCACTTTCTATGGCACGCATAGCTGTGGTTCCTACGGCGCAAATACGACGCTTTTCTTTAAGTGCTGTATTTACAATCTCGACTGCTTTTGCTTCAATTTTAAGCTCTTCGCTATCCATTTTATGCTTAGACAAATCTTCTACTTCTACAGGATTAAACGTTCCTAAACCTACGTGTAACGTAACCTCAGCAAATTTAACTCCTTTAATTTCTAAACGTTTTAATAAATGTCTAGAAAAGTGAAGTCCTGCAGTTGGTGCCGCTACAGCGCCTTCTGTTTTTGCGTATATAGTTTGGTAACGGTCTTGATCTTCTGGTTCTACATCACGTTTGATGTATTTTGGAAGTGGTGTTTCGCCTAGCTCGTTTAATTTCTTACGAAATTCAGTATAAGATCCATCATATAAAAAACGTAAAGTACGCCCTCTAGATGTTGTGTTATCTATAACTTCGGCTACTAACGTTTCGTCGTCTCCAAAGTATAATTTATTTCCTATTCTTATTTTACGTGCTGGATCTACTAAAACATCCCAAAGGCGTTGTTCTTCATTTAATTCTCTTAATAAAAAAACTTCGATTCTAGCACCTGTTTTTTCTTTGTTTCCGTATAAACGGGCTGGAAAAACTTTGGTATCATTTAAAATTAAAACATCGTCTTCCTGAAAATAATCAATAATGTCTTTAAACATCTTGTGTTCAATGGTCTGCTCTTTTCTGTTAAGCACCATTAAACGTGACTCATCTCTGTTTTCAGCTGGATATTCCGCTAATAATTCATCTGGTAAATTGAAACCAAAATGTGATAATTTCATTCAAAAAGGTTTTAAGTTAATGTGTTTTAATCTCTTCTGAGTTTCCCCTGAAAAAAATCTAACAGCTGCAAATATACAATCTGAGCATAGGGGTTGTCAAGTAAATGCGTGATTATTATTCGGTTATTTTAAAACCGATAGCTTTTAAGTCGTCCCAAAACGTTGGGTATGATTTAGATACCACGGCAGCATGTTCTATAATTAATGATGTTTTTAGGGCTAAAGGCGCGAATGCCATAGCCATACGGTGATCGTTATAGGTTGCAATTGGCACTAATTCCTTTATTTTAGTTGATGGCGCCAAGTGTAAAGACTTATCTGTGATTTTTACTTCGCCACCTAATTTTTCAATTTCGGTTTTTAAAGCAACTAATCTATCTGTTTCTTTAATCTTTAAGGTATGCAAACCTATTAAATCACAAGGCATACCTAATGCAAAGCATGTTACTGCTATGGTTTGAGCAATATCTGGTGCGTTCTTTAAATCTAAACTTATTGTTGATTCGCTAGCTTTTTCTTTTTTTAATGTAATAGAATTACCATTGAATGTACTAGTTACTCCAAAGTGTTTGTAAATTTCGACTAACACAGAATCACCTTGTAAAGAATTCTCTTTGTATGATGATAAAGTGATTTCTGTACCAATATCACTAATAGCTGCAATACTGAAATAGTATGATGCAGAAGACCAATCGGACTCAACAACTAATGTTTTTGGTGTTAATGCTTTTGTATTTGGTTTTATGGTGATCACGTTACCAACAAACGACGACTCTACCCCTATTTCGTCGAGTAAGCTTAACGTCATGTTTATATATGGTACCGATGTAATTTCGCCTTCTAACGTTAACTCCAAACCATTTTCTAGTTTTGAAGCTATTAATAATAAAGCTGAAATATATTGACTACTTACATTTGCTTTTAGAGACACTTTATGATTTGATAGTTTTTTTCCTGTAATTTTTATTGGTGGAAAACCATCGTTATCGATATAACTTATTTCTGCTCCAAGATCTTGAAGGGCTTCAACTAAAATTTTAATTGGACGCTCCGTCATTCTTTTAGACCCCGTAAGTGTTACTTCTCTTCCTTCTTGAATTGAAAAATATGCAGTTAAAAAACGCATGGCTGTTCCGGCATGGTGAATATCTACCACGTTGGATTGCGAGCTTAAAGCATTCGTCATTAAATTACTATCATCGGAGTTTGAAACATTTTCAAGTTTAAATTCCGGATAAAGTGCTTGTAATAATAACAAACGGTTAGATTCACTTTTTGAACCTGTAATTATAACTGCCGATTTTTGGTTTTCGAGTTTTGATTTATGAAGAGTAATATTCATTGTAAAATTCTATACGTTTTAAAGCCTGCTAATTTACTTTAATTTTTCGTTATTATGGTGTCTATCGTGGTCGCGTTTTCCTTTCTTATACATTCTTTCATCAAAAGCTTTTTGTAAATCGACTCCGGTTTGATTAGCTAAACAAAGTACAACGAATAAAACATCGGCTAATTCTTCACCCAAATCTTTGTTTTTATCACTTTCTTTTTCGCTTTGCTCTCCGTATCTGCGGGCAATTATTCTAGCGACCTCCCCTACTTCTTCGGTAAGTTGAGCCATATTGGTAAGCTCGTTAAAATAACGAACACCATGCTCTTTTATCCAATTATCTACTTCTTGTTGTGCGTTTTCTATATTCATTATATTCTACTTAAAACTATTTGTTCGTTTTCTTTCTCTATCATTTGTGCAAAATAAGCTTTTAAAGACTCATAATACTCTGGAGTAATAATGGCATCATTAATCTCATACAACACAGATAATTGTATTGTATTTCCTGCCCCATTAATTTGATAAACAAATTTACCTAAATGATCAGGTAATTCTAAAGCTCCAGATTCTGGTAGGCTTTCTATTTTATACCCTTCAGGGATTTTTACTACTATTTTACTATCTGTTTTAGATGGATATCCAAAATCAACAGGAAACTCTCTTTCGCTTAACTTAAAAGGATTATCTGTTGTTTTAAAAAAAAACATTGGAGAAAAGTACATTTTATCACCAATA
The window above is part of the Algibacter sp. L3A6 genome. Proteins encoded here:
- a CDS encoding alpha-E domain-containing protein, with the translated sequence MLSRVANNLIWLDRYMERGSGILSLLKVNYYANQDSPELFSWTPVIKNFTAFDNEYYTEDALECIDFMVFNTNNSNSILNIVTKARENARSVQEHISRELWLCVNNYYLYLTDKNLRKRLKEEDPVQFLEDLRKHHLIYNGTSDITQERGTSYYFMNVGKFLERVNLIADFTSLKLQEIGKTSDSLEKSFYWKNLLLSIGGYQFYLKTHKSTFNQDHVITMVFQDKLFPRSVYYCVNKLSRHITRLIETNELEKKNLEFLIGKLESSIKYTTIENINEQGLNNFIHSIKEDISNISTNINAVYNSNN
- a CDS encoding transglutaminase domain-containing protein; amino-acid sequence: MATFFIKHTTKYNYNAPVIDGATLTRLHPINDDNQKVISHLISITNNPFIESFIDFYNNRVGTFMVIEPHDELNIISEVEVVTSPKLIPDDSIDKTLQWEELKRIKNTTDFIDFTAHKPFKGSKEITDVILDLMLKTKSPFQAVLAICEYVYNNFEYKTGVTNVKTSLEEAWELKVGVCQDFTNVMLRMVKMLGIPARYVSGYICPNDEITRGEGATHAWIEAYIPFYGWLGFDPTNHAIANENHVRLAIGRDYGDCAPVKGVFKGSVEAEMQVTVSVKTNKNENSKQLNPEVSTVYPSNSYKRSLEEKENGGGQQQQQQQQ
- a CDS encoding polyprenyl synthetase family protein, which gives rise to MKIVEQIKQPIAYEMDLFEQKFLLSMSSKVALLNRITHYIVNRKGKQMRPMFVFLVSKMVSNGEVFERTYRGASVIELIHTATLVHDDVVDDSNRRRGFFSVNALWKNKIAVLIGDFLLSKGLLLSIDNNDFDLLKIISVAVREMSEGELLQIEKARKLDITEAVYYEIIRQKTATLIAACCSLGAASVKPQSEHVETMRKFGELIGMAFQIKDDLFDYGDTQIGKPTGIDIKEQKMTLPLIHVLNGASKKDKKWLINSIKNHNKDTKRVKEVIAFVKNNGGLDYAISKMTQFQTEALELLQKYPDSEYKQSLELMVNYVIDRKK
- the rlmN gene encoding 23S rRNA (adenine(2503)-C(2))-methyltransferase RlmN, whose translation is MKDNKKDIRALTKEQLRDFFVKNGDKAFRGNQVYEWLWQKSAYTFEDMTNVSKETRQMLEDNFVINHIKVDTMQRSSDGTVKNAVRLHDGLIVESVLIPTKTRTTACVSSQVGCSLDCKFCATSRLKRMRNLNPDEIYDQVVAIDNESRLYHDRPLSNIVFMGMGEPLMNYNNVIKAIDKITSTDGLGMSPKRITVSTSGVPKMIRKMADDDVKFNLAVSLHSAIDEVRTRIMPFNETFPLKDLKESLEYWYLKTSRKISYEYVVWKGINDRQEDIDAFVQFCKYVPCKVNIIEYNPIDDGEFQQASNEALENYISALEKNRIVVNVRRSRGKDIDAACGQLANKS
- the queA gene encoding tRNA preQ1(34) S-adenosylmethionine ribosyltransferase-isomerase QueA; translation: MKLSHFGFNLPDELLAEYPAENRDESRLMVLNRKEQTIEHKMFKDIIDYFQEDDVLILNDTKVFPARLYGNKEKTGARIEVFLLRELNEEQRLWDVLVDPARKIRIGNKLYFGDDETLVAEVIDNTTSRGRTLRFLYDGSYTEFRKKLNELGETPLPKYIKRDVEPEDQDRYQTIYAKTEGAVAAPTAGLHFSRHLLKRLEIKGVKFAEVTLHVGLGTFNPVEVEDLSKHKMDSEELKIEAKAVEIVNTALKEKRRICAVGTTAMRAIESAVSTSGKLNEIEGWTNKFIFPPYEFSIANCMITNFHTPKSTLLMMISAFAGHDFAKKAYEEAVKEKYKFYSYGDAMLII
- a CDS encoding 3-phosphoshikimate 1-carboxyvinyltransferase translates to MNITLHKSKLENQKSAVIITGSKSESNRLLLLQALYPEFKLENVSNSDDSNLMTNALSSQSNVVDIHHAGTAMRFLTAYFSIQEGREVTLTGSKRMTERPIKILVEALQDLGAEISYIDNDGFPPIKITGKKLSNHKVSLKANVSSQYISALLLIASKLENGLELTLEGEITSVPYINMTLSLLDEIGVESSFVGNVITIKPNTKALTPKTLVVESDWSSASYYFSIAAISDIGTEITLSSYKENSLQGDSVLVEIYKHFGVTSTFNGNSITLKKEKASESTISLDLKNAPDIAQTIAVTCFALGMPCDLIGLHTLKIKETDRLVALKTEIEKLGGEVKITDKSLHLAPSTKIKELVPIATYNDHRMAMAFAPLALKTSLIIEHAAVVSKSYPTFWDDLKAIGFKITE
- a CDS encoding nucleotide pyrophosphohydrolase, which codes for MNIENAQQEVDNWIKEHGVRYFNELTNMAQLTEEVGEVARIIARRYGEQSEKESDKNKDLGEELADVLFVVLCLANQTGVDLQKAFDERMYKKGKRDHDRHHNNEKLK